The proteins below are encoded in one region of Flavobacterium sp. IMCC34852:
- the gyrA gene encoding DNA gyrase subunit A, which yields MSDGEKLIPINIEDEMKSAYIDYSMSVIVSRALPDVRDGLKPVHRRVLYGMYDLGVFSNRAHKKSARIVGEVLGKYHPHGDTSVYDAMVRMAQEWSLRYLLIDGQGNFGSVDGDSPAAMRYTEARMKKMSEDIMADIDKETVDFQLNFDDTLYEPKVMPTRVPNLLINGASGIAVGMATNMPPHNLTEVVDGTLAYIDNNDIEIDELITHIKAPDFPTGGVIYGYEGVREAFKTGRGRIVIRAKVAFEESNGREAIIVSEIPYQVNKAEMIKKTADLINEKRIEGISNIRDESDRNGMRIVYELKRDAVPNVVLNTLYKYTQLQSSFSVNNIALVNGRPQMLNVKDLIHYFVEHRHDVVVRRTQFELRKAEERAHILEGLIIASDNIDEVIALIRASKDGDEARGKLIERFNLSEIQARAIVEMRLRQLTGLEQDKLRAEYEEIMKLIQQLKDLLASKELRMALIKEELIEIRDKYGDARRSQIEYSGGDVSIEDLIADENVVITISHAGYIKRTNLSEYKTQNRGGVGQKSAGTRDQDFLEHLFVATNHQYLLFFTQKGKCFWMRVYEIPEGSKTSKGRAIQNLINIESDDKVKAFICTQDLKDEEYINSHYVIMATKQGQVKKTPLEQYSRPRQNGINAITIREDDELLEAKLTNGESQVLVAVKSGKLVRFEEEKTRPMGRTASGVRGITLADDKDEVIGMVSVNKDDINDTQLLVVTENGYGKRTKLVDEDGEDVYRITNRGGKGVKTLNITEKTGALISINAVTDEDDLMIINKSGLTIRMEVSDLRVMGRATQGVRLINIKGNDSIAAVTKVMKEDEEEVVEGEFESNNDGDVTDASTSEDTTEETQE from the coding sequence ATGTCTGACGGAGAAAAGTTAATTCCTATTAACATCGAAGATGAAATGAAATCAGCTTACATCGATTATTCGATGTCTGTAATTGTCTCAAGAGCGCTACCTGACGTGCGTGACGGTTTGAAACCGGTACACCGAAGAGTGTTATATGGAATGTATGATTTAGGCGTTTTTTCAAACAGAGCGCACAAAAAATCCGCGAGAATTGTTGGAGAAGTATTGGGTAAATACCACCCGCACGGCGATACCTCTGTATATGATGCCATGGTTCGTATGGCACAGGAATGGAGTTTGCGTTATCTATTAATTGACGGACAAGGTAACTTCGGTTCTGTTGATGGTGATAGCCCGGCAGCGATGCGTTATACCGAAGCCAGAATGAAAAAAATGTCGGAAGACATTATGGCAGATATCGACAAAGAGACTGTTGATTTCCAATTGAACTTTGATGATACCTTGTATGAGCCCAAAGTAATGCCAACCAGAGTGCCGAATTTGTTGATTAACGGAGCTTCCGGGATTGCGGTTGGTATGGCTACTAATATGCCGCCCCACAACTTGACTGAAGTAGTTGATGGTACATTAGCGTACATCGATAACAACGATATTGAGATTGACGAATTAATTACGCACATCAAAGCACCCGATTTTCCAACCGGAGGTGTAATTTATGGCTATGAAGGTGTTCGTGAAGCTTTCAAAACCGGTCGTGGTCGAATTGTCATTCGTGCCAAAGTAGCTTTTGAAGAATCCAACGGAAGAGAAGCCATTATCGTTTCTGAGATTCCATACCAAGTGAATAAAGCCGAGATGATTAAGAAAACGGCTGATTTGATTAATGAAAAAAGAATCGAAGGTATTTCGAATATTCGTGACGAATCAGATAGAAACGGTATGCGTATCGTGTATGAATTGAAGCGTGATGCAGTGCCAAATGTAGTTTTGAATACGCTCTATAAATACACCCAATTGCAGTCTTCTTTCAGTGTGAATAACATTGCCTTAGTAAACGGAAGACCTCAAATGCTCAATGTAAAAGACTTGATTCACTATTTTGTCGAACACCGTCATGATGTAGTGGTCAGAAGAACCCAATTCGAATTGCGCAAAGCAGAAGAAAGAGCGCATATCTTAGAAGGTTTAATCATTGCTTCTGATAACATCGATGAAGTAATCGCCTTAATCCGTGCTTCGAAAGACGGAGATGAAGCTCGAGGCAAATTAATCGAGAGATTTAACTTGTCAGAAATTCAGGCGCGTGCCATTGTTGAAATGCGTTTGCGTCAATTAACCGGTTTGGAACAAGACAAGTTAAGAGCGGAATACGAAGAAATCATGAAGTTGATTCAGCAATTGAAAGATTTATTGGCCAGTAAAGAATTAAGAATGGCTTTGATTAAGGAAGAATTAATCGAAATCAGAGACAAATACGGTGATGCTCGTCGCTCTCAAATAGAGTACTCAGGTGGTGATGTAAGTATAGAAGATTTGATTGCCGATGAAAATGTGGTAATCACTATTTCTCATGCAGGTTACATCAAACGGACTAACTTATCAGAATACAAAACTCAAAATAGAGGTGGCGTCGGACAAAAAAGTGCCGGAACTCGTGACCAAGATTTCTTAGAGCATCTATTCGTTGCCACCAATCACCAATACTTGTTATTCTTCACCCAAAAAGGAAAATGTTTCTGGATGCGCGTATACGAAATTCCTGAAGGTAGTAAAACCAGTAAAGGCCGAGCCATTCAAAACTTAATCAACATCGAAAGTGATGATAAAGTAAAAGCCTTCATTTGCACGCAAGATTTGAAAGACGAAGAATACATCAACAGTCATTATGTAATCATGGCGACCAAGCAAGGTCAGGTGAAAAAAACACCTTTGGAACAATACTCACGTCCGCGTCAAAATGGTATCAATGCCATTACCATCAGAGAAGACGATGAACTATTAGAAGCCAAATTAACCAACGGAGAAAGCCAAGTATTAGTAGCGGTGAAATCCGGAAAACTGGTTCGTTTTGAAGAAGAGAAAACCCGACCAATGGGAAGAACAGCTTCCGGTGTACGTGGTATAACCTTGGCAGATGACAAAGATGAAGTAATTGGTATGGTTTCTGTTAACAAAGACGATATCAATGACACACAGTTATTGGTAGTTACCGAAAACGGTTACGGAAAAAGAACCAAATTGGTAGATGAAGACGGAGAAGATGTTTATAGAATCACGAACCGTGGTGGGAAAGGAGTAAAAACTTTAAACATCACTGAAAAAACCGGAGCATTAATTTCAATTAATGCCGTAACGGATGAAGACGATTTGATGATTATCAACAAATCCGGATTGACCATTCGTATGGAAGTGTCTGATTTGAGAGTAATGGGAAGAGCTACACAAGGGGTTCGTTTGATCAATATCAAAGGAAACGATTCAATTGCAGCCGTGACCAAAGTAATGAAAGAAGACGAAGAAGAAGTAGTTGAAGGCGAATTTGAAAGCAACAATGACGGTGATGTGACTGATGCTTCAACATCGGAAGATACTACTGAAGAAACACAAGAATAA
- a CDS encoding T9SS type A sorting domain-containing protein gives MKKLFFLAFCMLFFLHAKAQDDDATAPKQLDSLLVDIDKSLVTSGVIYERTTPFADLYNFNSKDTCNTANFSYFKQSLLELYRASNAQKFISLDSLTVSLRNDYLNDNVVNVGILNTQFNVLNYHEEFPENGGLKLDSIARKFIQIPDRVPFYMMHNTIIAPLKNAVNGKNLVFRFNKGFYFTNGNKLIKNLTIDFGEGIIKNIIVEGEFMTQEVVITYTTNGTKTIKCILQFNDNTTLETNGDIYFRNTDLDTPSFASCGGIDALREDFNLVPADEDSMGYLNSDPKIKNQISYRVYYSQNNTQKLIQKPIVIIDGFDPGDKRRIEDCDCEQDAECANKYKTNGVFDPLKHKSIVDMMVYYENTDTPLYLLPILRNEGYDVIIVNFPNYQTTNLINGQPVTIDGGAYYIESNAMSVVKLLKDVKQKLIANSSIHQIAIIAPSMAGQISRYALSYMERKFQETALPEWQHHVYLWVSVDSPHLGANIPLGDQALLSLIKSSSNVANEFYVNQLNSPAAKQQLIEFHGKKQEPNPLYPTLSSNPYNYNYHIAEPSLLNAQTMSQGMSFDRGNDYFKMHYDNQNNNGGIGSGGWPVNLRKIAVVNGSLSGSKEVRDINGQPLINNNGNEIKFAEDGEKVLNIRGFQRVRVSLPVGSITWYIHIASLESQFMGSIGSTTRVSRFKKFVDDKTTIATNLNARGVMDNVPGGFFDAQGQIAYPTLATNTVPGNSINSFGDWSFENLIYELSQHLGGSKWSLREFNPIHSFIPTFSALAHKFPNQNWANPLEYNLICAEETPFDSYFGTSKNTPHTSFTKECVDWLLKELDGSPQLPVYPISLEDVIIGSEELCIGQTKTYTLDNGDDLCRLPSGATWTASNVMVNAQTPNSITVTGVSDDEASITATFGNGIQSTKYLHAGGPSLNYFTCNTVGGLDFCSGQVYANVPRNNVDDRITAHFNGMSSAEAADQNNWQWEVINSKVQIRQPSIRNNCILKLLEYGSTGVRVRARNNDCGWGRWEYLTFNISPGQSIYKVFPNPSSSIVNVDLENAEVVPSATDIITGELFDLMGYSKGEINIVNNQATFSVSGLNTGIYVLKIYINGVPESHQIAVP, from the coding sequence GTAAAGACACATGCAATACTGCCAATTTCAGTTATTTTAAACAAAGTTTATTAGAATTGTACCGTGCCAGTAATGCTCAAAAATTCATTTCGTTGGATTCACTTACTGTTAGTTTAAGAAATGATTACCTTAATGATAACGTTGTAAATGTTGGAATATTGAATACTCAATTCAATGTTTTGAACTATCATGAGGAATTTCCCGAAAATGGTGGATTAAAGTTGGACAGTATTGCTCGAAAGTTTATACAAATTCCTGACAGAGTCCCGTTTTACATGATGCATAATACGATTATTGCTCCATTAAAAAATGCTGTTAATGGTAAGAACCTCGTTTTTCGATTTAATAAAGGTTTTTATTTTACTAATGGTAACAAGCTCATTAAAAATTTGACGATTGACTTTGGGGAAGGCATTATAAAAAACATTATAGTAGAAGGTGAATTTATGACGCAAGAAGTTGTTATTACTTACACAACTAATGGTACTAAAACCATAAAATGCATCCTGCAATTCAATGACAATACTACTTTGGAAACAAATGGAGATATTTATTTTAGGAATACCGATTTAGATACTCCCAGTTTTGCCAGTTGTGGCGGAATAGATGCTTTACGAGAAGATTTTAATTTAGTTCCTGCCGATGAGGATTCTATGGGTTACTTAAATAGCGACCCGAAAATAAAAAACCAGATAAGTTACAGGGTATACTATTCTCAAAACAATACTCAAAAATTAATACAAAAGCCCATTGTTATTATTGATGGTTTTGATCCGGGTGACAAAAGAAGAATTGAAGACTGCGATTGTGAACAAGATGCCGAGTGTGCCAACAAATATAAAACCAATGGTGTTTTTGATCCGCTTAAGCATAAGTCTATAGTGGACATGATGGTATACTATGAAAATACTGATACTCCTTTATATCTATTACCAATTCTTCGTAATGAAGGCTATGATGTCATCATCGTTAATTTTCCAAATTACCAAACTACTAATTTAATCAATGGTCAACCTGTAACTATTGATGGCGGGGCCTATTACATTGAGAGCAATGCTATGTCGGTTGTTAAACTACTGAAAGATGTTAAACAAAAATTGATTGCCAATTCGAGTATCCATCAAATAGCTATTATTGCGCCAAGTATGGCTGGTCAAATCTCACGCTATGCGTTAAGCTACATGGAGAGAAAGTTTCAAGAAACGGCTTTACCCGAGTGGCAGCATCATGTATATTTATGGGTAAGTGTTGATAGTCCGCATCTTGGAGCAAATATTCCGCTAGGTGACCAAGCTTTATTAAGTTTGATTAAATCAAGTTCAAATGTAGCCAATGAGTTTTATGTAAATCAACTTAATTCTCCTGCAGCAAAACAGCAACTTATAGAGTTTCATGGGAAAAAACAAGAACCTAATCCTTTATATCCTACGCTTTCATCTAATCCCTATAATTATAATTATCATATTGCTGAACCAAGTTTGCTTAATGCGCAAACAATGTCACAAGGCATGTCTTTTGACAGGGGCAATGATTACTTTAAAATGCATTATGATAATCAAAATAATAACGGGGGTATCGGTTCCGGAGGTTGGCCGGTAAATTTGAGAAAAATTGCGGTAGTAAATGGTTCGTTATCAGGTTCAAAAGAAGTTAGAGATATAAATGGGCAGCCCTTGATTAACAATAATGGAAATGAAATTAAATTTGCCGAAGATGGAGAAAAAGTATTAAACATAAGAGGTTTTCAAAGAGTTCGTGTTTCTTTGCCTGTCGGGTCAATAACATGGTATATTCATATTGCTTCATTGGAGAGTCAATTCATGGGTTCAATCGGTTCAACAACCAGGGTGAGTAGGTTTAAGAAATTTGTTGATGATAAAACTACCATTGCGACAAATTTAAATGCAAGAGGAGTAATGGATAATGTACCCGGAGGCTTTTTTGATGCGCAAGGACAAATCGCATATCCAACTTTAGCGACAAACACTGTGCCAGGTAATTCTATAAATAGTTTTGGTGATTGGAGTTTTGAAAATCTTATTTATGAATTAAGTCAGCACCTTGGAGGTAGTAAATGGTCATTAAGAGAATTCAACCCAATTCATTCCTTTATCCCTACTTTTTCTGCTTTGGCACATAAATTCCCAAATCAAAATTGGGCTAATCCGTTAGAATACAATTTAATTTGTGCAGAAGAAACACCCTTTGATAGTTATTTTGGGACTTCAAAAAACACACCTCATACTTCGTTTACAAAAGAGTGTGTTGATTGGTTGCTTAAAGAACTTGACGGCAGTCCGCAATTGCCTGTTTATCCTATTTCGTTGGAAGATGTCATTATTGGTTCTGAGGAATTGTGTATAGGTCAAACAAAAACATATACTTTAGACAACGGAGATGATTTATGCAGATTACCATCCGGAGCAACTTGGACAGCCTCTAATGTCATGGTGAATGCCCAAACACCTAATAGCATTACGGTTACCGGAGTCAGTGATGATGAAGCATCAATAACAGCTACTTTTGGAAATGGTATACAATCAACAAAATATTTACATGCAGGCGGACCAAGTTTGAATTATTTTACTTGCAATACTGTAGGTGGTCTTGATTTTTGCTCCGGGCAAGTTTATGCGAATGTGCCCCGAAATAATGTTGACGACAGAATTACAGCTCACTTTAACGGAATGTCAAGTGCAGAAGCTGCAGATCAAAATAATTGGCAATGGGAAGTGATTAATTCAAAAGTTCAAATACGTCAACCAAGTATTCGTAACAATTGTATTTTGAAATTATTAGAATACGGTTCAACCGGAGTAAGAGTAAGAGCTCGAAATAATGATTGTGGTTGGGGAAGATGGGAATATTTAACTTTTAATATCAGCCCCGGACAATCAATCTATAAAGTGTTTCCTAATCCATCATCAAGTATAGTTAATGTTGATTTAGAAAATGCTGAAGTTGTGCCAAGTGCAACTGATATTATTACCGGAGAACTCTTTGATCTTATGGGGTATTCTAAAGGTGAAATAAATATAGTTAATAATCAGGCAACTTTTTCAGTTAGTGGTTTAAATACAGGGATTTATGTGCTAAAGATTTACATTAACGGAGTTCCTGAAAGCCATCAAATAGCAGTTCCTTAA